A genome region from Musa acuminata AAA Group cultivar baxijiao chromosome BXJ3-5, Cavendish_Baxijiao_AAA, whole genome shotgun sequence includes the following:
- the LOC135637918 gene encoding protein TRACHEARY ELEMENT DIFFERENTIATION-RELATED 7A-like — protein sequence MAFLPPRMPPRPFAPPPPKVSPSIPPPPNRRSPPPPSPSKQAPPPPPRGRLPPPPPPKKAPPPPTRRSPPPPPPPKQAPPPPPRKMAPPPPKLPPLQPPPAPVRPPPLAPPPPSPNHTVIIVVFASLGGLLLLAFLAAALFCCIKKRKKKMAAKREAVDVEDHVHVHETVVPGPHGQQLATLSIDEDIKVHEVFKKGTVTGEASLSEPASGKQRSSSRTGGAGPSVTSRHHLL from the coding sequence ATGGCCTTCCTCCCGCCTCGAATGCCACCGCGTCCATTTGCGCCACCTCCTCCAAAGGTATCCCCGTCCATACCACCGCCACCGAATCGCCGGAGCCCCCCACCACCCTCACCTTCGAAGCAAGCACCACCTCCACCACCTCGCGGCAGACTCCCGCCACCCCCACCCCCGAAGAAAGCGCCACCGCCACCAACTCGCCGCAGCCCCCCGCCACCCCCACCTCCGAAGCAagcgccaccaccaccgccaagaAAGATGGCCCCGCCTCCGCCGAAGCTGCCACCGCTACAGCCGCCTCCCGCACCCGTCCGTCCTCCACCACTGGCGCCTCCGCCACCAAGCCCAAACCACACCGTTATCATCGTCGTGTTCGCCTCCCTAGGCGGCCTTCTTCTCCTCGCATTCCTTGCGGCGGCACTGTTTTGCTGCatcaagaagagaaagaagaagatggcCGCCAAACGCGAAGCCGTGGACGTGGAGGACCATGTGCATGTCCACGAGACTGTCGTTCCAGGACCCCATGGCCAACAACTGGCGACCCTGTCGATCGACGAAGATATCAAAGTCCATGAGGTGTTCAAGAAGGGCACAGTGACCGGTGAAGCCTCACTTAGTGAGCCTGCATCAGGGAAACAACGTTCGAGCAGCAGGACCGGCGGCGCTGGCCCTTCTGTGACAAGTCGCCACCACCTTCTTTAG